The genomic region CAGCCGCGAGGTGTATATAACAGTGAAAACAGTGAGTGTTCCAGAATTACTGAGTGCAGAAAAGTAAATCTATGAAACAACCACCCGCTCAGACATGTGAATAAATTCCCGTACTGAAAAAGGGAGATACCGATTTTTGCTCCAAATCATCCCCAGCCCAAGATGCAGAGAGGATTCCTCCAGAGGAATGGTTCTGACTGCAGGATGAGAGATGTCTTCACAGATCTTCTTCGGCAGCAGGGCAATTCCCAATTTGGAGCTGACCATCTCCAGCATAAATTCCTTTTGTGAGCTTTCACAAACAATGGACGGAGAGAATTGATGCCGGGAGCATTCTTCAATGATATGATCATACAGGGAAAAGTCATTTCGGTACAAAATAAAGGATTCATCCTTAAGGTCACCGAAATGCACATTTTTCTGCCTGACCAGTGGATTTTCATAATGAACGACAAGCATGAGGGGATCCTTGACGATTTCCATTTTCTCAAACTCCTGATTATTGTCAGGCAGGTTACACACCAGCCCGATATCAAGCGATCCTTCCTTCACTCCCTGTTTAATGGCCTTCGTACCCACTTCCCTTAATGTAAGGTCGATCAGAGGATATAATTCCTTAAACCGGCTGATTAACCTGGCAAAAAAGGCAGCTCCAACGATCGGTGGAATGCCAATTCGTATTTCCCCCTTTTTTAATTCCATAATATCCGTTAGTTCAGCTGTCAGGTTATTAAAGGACTCCAGCACGTGCTTGGCATTCATAAACACCGCCTTTCCTGCATCTGTTAAATAAACCTGCCTGGCCGCACGGTAAAACAACGGCACCCCTAACTCTCCCTCTAAATTTTTAATCGCTTTACTGAGGGACGGCTGGGAGACATGCAGGCTGGCAGCAGCTTTGGTAAAACTGGATTGCCTGGCTACCTCCGAAAAGTATTCCAACTGACGAATATCCATGTTCATCCCCCTTTCTATAACTCATTGGAATAATACGTATTCAAAATATGTATTTTTGTTATAGTTAACTGTATTATAAGATATAAATAACAGAATAAAAAGAATTATTTTTCAATTTTTGAGGAGGCGACGTGTGTGGGGAACTATGTGACTACCGGGAATTATAAGGTTGCTGAGGAATTGTATGAGTTTGTAAATGAGAAGGTTCTGCCCGGGACTGGTTTGGATCAGGAGACGTTCTGGACGGATGTTGAACGTGTAATCGGTGAATTAATGCCCAAAAACCAGCGGCTGCTGGAGCATCGGGAAAAATTGCAGAAGGAGATTTCCCAGTGGCATAAAGAAAATAAAGGGAATTTTAACTTTGCTCAATATAAAGCCTTTCTGGAGGAGATTGGGTACCTGGAGCCTGAAGTGAGTGAATTTAAGGTGACCACAGAAAACGTGGATGATGAAGTCACCATACAAGCAGGTCCGCAGTTGGTCGTACCGGTGAATAATGCACGCTATGCCTTAAATGCTGCCAATGCCCGCTGGGGAAGCCTGTACGATGCCCTTTATGGATCAGACATCATCAGTGAGGAAGATGGAGCGGAAAAAACCGGCGGCTACAATCCCATTCGGGGGCAAAAGGTCATTGCCTATGCCAGAGAATTTCTTGATCAGGCAGTGCCTTTAGCTAATCATTCTCACAAAGAAGCAACTGCTTATAAGATTTCTGATGGCCAATTATCTGTTTCCCTTGAAAACGGCAAAACTGTCAATCTTAAGAATCCTGTACAGCTCATTGGCTACACAGGTAAACCTGATGAAGCATCCAGCATTTTGTTAAAAAATAATGACCTGCATATTGAAATTCAAATGGATAGAAACCACTCTATCGGAAAAACGGATCTCGCTGGCGTGAAGGATGTTTATATTGAGTCTGCCATTACAACGATTATGGACTGTGAGGATTCAGTCACAGCCGTAGATGTAGAGGATAAAGTACTTGTTTATAAAAACTGGCTTGGACTTACAAAAGGACATTTAACGTCAACCTTTTCCAAAAACGGAAAAACCGTCACCAGATCCTTAAACCCTGACCGTGAGTATACGTCTGTGAATGGAGAAACCGTTACCCTGCACGGACGATCGCTGATGTTCGTCCGAAACGTCGGGCATTTAATGACAACCAGTGCCATTCTCAATGACGAGGGCCGGGAAGTTCCTGAGGGAATTTTAGATTGCATCATCACAAGTCTGATTGCCAAGCACGACCTATTACAGACAGGGGCCTATCGAAATTCTTCTGAAGGCTCAGTCTATATTGTGAAGCCTAAAATGCACGGTTCAAAGGAAGTTGCTTTTTCCAACCAAATGTTTGATAAAGTGGAAGACATGCTTAACTTAGAACGAAACACCTTGAAAATCGGGGTTATGGATGAAGAACGCCGCACAACCCTCAACCTGAAGAATTGCATCAAAGAGGTGAAAGACCGAATCGTATTTATTAATACCGGTTTTTTAGATCGAACAGGCGATGAAATTCATACCTCAATGGAAGCAGGGCCAATGGTGCGTAAAAATGACATGAAATCCCTAACCTGGCTACAGAGTTATGAAAAGGCCAATGTCAGTGTTGGCCTGGCATGTGGATTACAGGGGCATGCCCAAATCGGGAAAGGAATGTGGGCGATGCCGGAGCTTATGAAGGATATGATGGAAAAGAAAATCGGCCAGCTTGAGGCAGGGGCCAACACCGCGTGGGTCCCATCCCCAACCGCTGCCACTCTGCATGCGCTTCATTACCACCAGGTTGATGTAAAAGCGGTTCAGGAACAGCTGATCAATAAGGATGAGGATTACACTGATGACATCCTCACCATACCTGTTGTCGAAAAACCGGACTGGACTCAGGAGGAAATCCAGGAAGAGCTGAACAACAATGCTCAGGGTATTCTCGGTTACGTCGTTCGCTGGGTCGATCAAGGCATAGGCTGCTCCACTGTTCCAGATATTAATGACATCGGACTCATGGAGGACCGTGCTACACTGAGAATATCCAGTCAGCATATGGCGAACTGGCTCCACCACGGAATATGTACGGAGGAGCAGGTAGTAGAGACGCTGAAACGAATGTCCAAAATCGTGGATGAGCAAAACGCAGGGGATCCCAACTATCAGCCCATGTACAATAACTTTGATCAGTCCGTTGCCTTTCAGGCGGCTAAAGATCTCGTCCTCAAAGGCTATGACCAGCCGAGCGGATACACAGAACCGATTTTGCACAAGCGCCGGTTAGAAGTGAAATCGAAAGTGACGGCAAACTAATCATTCTATAAATTCAAACCATTAAACTCAAATTGGGGCTGGGATATAAGTGTTTTCGCTATAGGTAAATCCGAATAGGTGTAGGAACCACCGCTCCGGAAATATACTTCGCTTTCCGCGGGCGGCTGGTGAGCCTCCTCGTGCTATCGCACTGCGGGGTCTCACCTAGGCCTTCCTCCCGCAGGAGTCTACGTATATTTCCTCCGATAAATCATCCTATCATTCGGTTTATTACCAAGAAAATTAGTTACGTCCCACCCTCCTTTTCATAATACAAAATTTTTTACTGAAATATTGCGGAGTACCAATCAGGAAAGGTCGCTGCCACCTATGTTCTTTACTGGCACAACCAATGAGGACATGAACCTGTACGTCTCATGTCCTCGCTAATTTGATACTTAATGGATGGATCTTCTCCCACGTACTTCCGACCTGCAGCAGCAGAGATTCCGATAGATGATTTCCCATAAATTGCATACCAGCTGGAAGACCTCTGGAATCGAATCCCATAGGTACTGACAAACTGGGGATCCCCGTTAGATTTACTGGAGCGGTAAAAGGTAAACATTCTTTCACAACATGTAAGTTCTGATCGAGCCAGTTTTCACGAAATGCCGGGGTTCGAATCGGTATCGTAGGGCCAAGCATAATATCCACTTCCTTAAAGGCCTCTTGAACACCTTTAACCATTCTTCTCCTGGCTTGCTGGGCTTTAATATATTGCGGCGAATTCGTAAGTGAGCCTGCCAGGAAGAACGCACGGATATCTGCGGAATAGAGCTCTGAGTGGTTCTGCAGCCAGTCATGATGGAGAGCGGATGCTTCCCCTGTTACCGTTAAATAACCGGCAAATGCAGACATAGAAAGCTCAGGAACTTCAATTTCCCTTACTTCAGCTCCTAAATGCTGGAGAGCTTCTATAGCATGTTGAAAAAGCTTTTCCACTTCCGGGTCCAATCCCTCAAGATAATAGGCAGGAACACCGATTGTAATGCCGTTCATTCCTTTGTTCAGATTTTCTGTATAATCGGGAATCTCTACCTTAAGACTTGCAGGATCATTGGGATCATACCCCGCCATATGATTCAGCATGAGTGCCAAATCTGATACCGAGCGCGCCATGGGGCCCGCCGTATCCAATGACCAGGCTGTCGGGAAGACTCCGTATGTGCTGATGAGACCATACGTCGGCTTTAACCCGTATACCCCGCACATAGCAGCAGGCAAACGAATGGAGCCAAATGTATCCGTTCCAGTCGCTACCGTTGTAAGCCCTGCCGCTAAGGATGCTGTCCCGCCGCCGCTTGAACCGCCGGGCATGTATTGACGATTCCAGGGATTTCGGGTCGTACCAAAGAACGGATTGGTGCCTGTGGATCCAGCTGCTAGTTCATGCATATTTTGCTTTCCCAGCATAATTCCGCCTGCTCCCAGCAGTTTATCCACTGCCGTTGCACTTTTTTCAGGGACGGAATGGGCAAAGAGTCCGGATCCTGCTGTTGTCCGTATTCCTTTTGTATCATAATTATCTTTTATCCCCATCGGAATTCCGTGAAGAGGTCCCTTATACTCTCCACGCATCATTTCATCTTCCGCTTCTTTCGCCTGCTGAAGGGCTAAATCAGGAAGCGGGGTTATATACGTATGGAGATCGGTATCAAAAGTCTCGATGCGATTTAAAAAATGCGTTGTCAGTTCTACAGGAGAAAGTTGCTTTGATTTGATCAACGGAGCAAGTTCCGATGCAGTCAAAAAGGCTGGGTCTGTCACCGTATGACCCCCTTATCCACCACTGTTACAGGTACTTCCATATTTAAGTGCGGAAACACTTGCAGAGATGTCCGGGCCTGATTCATCGTCAAAAGCAGGTTTTGGATATAAGGGATATCCGTCGTATACACGGGCAGCCCCTGTACGTATAATCCCTGTCTGATAAAGGCTTCATCCATCATCCGTTATACCTCCTTTGTGTGGGTATAATACCCTATGAAAGGGTAACGCTAATGTGCAAAGCCATCATTTGTAATTTTGTTCTAATTCCAGAACAGGTTACATAGATATGTATATGGCTAAGAAAATTCAACGTTAGGATGGGTGATTACATGGATAATAAGTCATCAAGACACCACAATCCTGCTGGTCAAAATCCTAAACAGGAGCAGTTGGATCAGTACCGCAGACAAAACACCGGAAAGCCAATGACCACGGCTCAAGGGAGAAAAATATCGAATGACTCTGAGACATTAAAAGCCGGTGAACGCGGTCCTTCCCTACATCAGGATTGGCATTATTTCGAAAAGATGACCCACTTTGTGCAGGAGGAGGAACCGGAAAGAACGGTTCATGCCAGAGGGTACAGTGCGCATGGAGAGTTTGAAGCCTATGAGTCGATGAGACACGTAACCAGAGCATGCTTTTTGCAGGAACCAGGGAAAAAAACACCTGTAACCTGCCGTTTTTCCACCGTACAAGGGCCGAGGGGGTCCTATGATACGGCAAGGGATTTGCGCTGTAAAGGAGTTAAGTTTTACACAGAGGAAGGAAATTATGACCTGACCACGATTGATATGCCTGTATTAATTAATCAGGACCCTATGAAATTCCCGGATGTCATGCATGCGTATCAGGCAAAACCGGATGATGACATCCCGACAGCTACTGGTGCCCATGACTATTTCTGGGATTATGTCGCCAATAATCCGGAATCCATTCACATGGTAGAGTGGATCATGTCAGGCCGGGGGATTATAAGAAGCTACCGTATGATGGAATCCTGGTCCATTAATACTTATTTATTTGTAAATGAAGAAGGAAGAGCTACTTTCGTCCGGTTTGTCTGGAAACCGGTTCTCGGCGTTCATCCTCTGCTTCAGGATGAGGCCATTAAGCTCGGAGGAATTGACCCGGATTATCACCGGAAGGATTTGCGCGAGGCGATTAACCGGGGAGATTATCCGGAATATGAATTAGGTGTCCAGCTTATTCCTATGGAGGATGAATTTAAATACGATTTTGATATTCTCGATCCGGCAAAATTCTGGCCGGAAGAGCTCATCCCTGTTCATATTGTCGGGAAGCTGACGTTAAATAAAAACATTGATAATTATCATACTGAATCTGAGCAGGTAGCCTTTAATCCCGCAAATGTGGTTCCGGGCATTGATTTTTCCAATGACCCCGTGCTCCAGGGCAGGCTTGTTGCTTATCATATGGCACAGGTTCATCGAATTGGAACAAACTTTCAGGAGCTGCCGATTAATAAACCTGTGTGTCCGTTCCATAATAACCAGCGCCGCGGCCCGATGAGATATCGGATTGATGTAGATGAAGTTAATTATCATGAAAATTCATTGGCCAATAACACGCCATACACAACACCACCTGAGCAAGGCGGCTATGCACACTATCCTAAAAAGGTCGATGGAGTTGTTATTCGGGGCCGGAGCGAATCCTTCAATGACTTCTTTTCCCAGCCAAGAATCTTCTGGAACAGTCTGTCCCCTGTGGAAAAACAGCATACTATAGAT from Virgibacillus sp. MSP4-1 harbors:
- a CDS encoding Asp-tRNA(Asn)/Glu-tRNA(Gln) amidotransferase GatCAB subunit A, producing the protein MTDPAFLTASELAPLIKSKQLSPVELTTHFLNRIETFDTDLHTYITPLPDLALQQAKEAEDEMMRGEYKGPLHGIPMGIKDNYDTKGIRTTAGSGLFAHSVPEKSATAVDKLLGAGGIMLGKQNMHELAAGSTGTNPFFGTTRNPWNRQYMPGGSSGGGTASLAAGLTTVATGTDTFGSIRLPAAMCGVYGLKPTYGLISTYGVFPTAWSLDTAGPMARSVSDLALMLNHMAGYDPNDPASLKVEIPDYTENLNKGMNGITIGVPAYYLEGLDPEVEKLFQHAIEALQHLGAEVREIEVPELSMSAFAGYLTVTGEASALHHDWLQNHSELYSADIRAFFLAGSLTNSPQYIKAQQARRRMVKGVQEAFKEVDIMLGPTIPIRTPAFRENWLDQNLHVVKECLPFTAPVNLTGIPSLSVPMGFDSRGLPAGMQFMGNHLSESLLLQVGSTWEKIHPLSIKLART
- a CDS encoding malate synthase G, encoding MGNYVTTGNYKVAEELYEFVNEKVLPGTGLDQETFWTDVERVIGELMPKNQRLLEHREKLQKEISQWHKENKGNFNFAQYKAFLEEIGYLEPEVSEFKVTTENVDDEVTIQAGPQLVVPVNNARYALNAANARWGSLYDALYGSDIISEEDGAEKTGGYNPIRGQKVIAYAREFLDQAVPLANHSHKEATAYKISDGQLSVSLENGKTVNLKNPVQLIGYTGKPDEASSILLKNNDLHIEIQMDRNHSIGKTDLAGVKDVYIESAITTIMDCEDSVTAVDVEDKVLVYKNWLGLTKGHLTSTFSKNGKTVTRSLNPDREYTSVNGETVTLHGRSLMFVRNVGHLMTTSAILNDEGREVPEGILDCIITSLIAKHDLLQTGAYRNSSEGSVYIVKPKMHGSKEVAFSNQMFDKVEDMLNLERNTLKIGVMDEERRTTLNLKNCIKEVKDRIVFINTGFLDRTGDEIHTSMEAGPMVRKNDMKSLTWLQSYEKANVSVGLACGLQGHAQIGKGMWAMPELMKDMMEKKIGQLEAGANTAWVPSPTAATLHALHYHQVDVKAVQEQLINKDEDYTDDILTIPVVEKPDWTQEEIQEELNNNAQGILGYVVRWVDQGIGCSTVPDINDIGLMEDRATLRISSQHMANWLHHGICTEEQVVETLKRMSKIVDEQNAGDPNYQPMYNNFDQSVAFQAAKDLVLKGYDQPSGYTEPILHKRRLEVKSKVTAN
- a CDS encoding LysR family transcriptional regulator — its product is MDIRQLEYFSEVARQSSFTKAAASLHVSQPSLSKAIKNLEGELGVPLFYRAARQVYLTDAGKAVFMNAKHVLESFNNLTAELTDIMELKKGEIRIGIPPIVGAAFFARLISRFKELYPLIDLTLREVGTKAIKQGVKEGSLDIGLVCNLPDNNQEFEKMEIVKDPLMLVVHYENPLVRQKNVHFGDLKDESFILYRNDFSLYDHIIEECSRHQFSPSIVCESSQKEFMLEMVSSKLGIALLPKKICEDISHPAVRTIPLEESSLHLGLGMIWSKNRYLPFSVREFIHMSERVVVS
- a CDS encoding catalase — encoded protein: MDNKSSRHHNPAGQNPKQEQLDQYRRQNTGKPMTTAQGRKISNDSETLKAGERGPSLHQDWHYFEKMTHFVQEEEPERTVHARGYSAHGEFEAYESMRHVTRACFLQEPGKKTPVTCRFSTVQGPRGSYDTARDLRCKGVKFYTEEGNYDLTTIDMPVLINQDPMKFPDVMHAYQAKPDDDIPTATGAHDYFWDYVANNPESIHMVEWIMSGRGIIRSYRMMESWSINTYLFVNEEGRATFVRFVWKPVLGVHPLLQDEAIKLGGIDPDYHRKDLREAINRGDYPEYELGVQLIPMEDEFKYDFDILDPAKFWPEELIPVHIVGKLTLNKNIDNYHTESEQVAFNPANVVPGIDFSNDPVLQGRLVAYHMAQVHRIGTNFQELPINKPVCPFHNNQRRGPMRYRIDVDEVNYHENSLANNTPYTTPPEQGGYAHYPKKVDGVVIRGRSESFNDFFSQPRIFWNSLSPVEKQHTIDAFSFQLGKVESESVRQQNVNLLVNVDKDLACTVADNIGVERPSGTHVPVSTSYPSLSLENTPKYAATLKVGVVIGDGFNGQEVTNTLNFLQNNHVYIEVISNKLGTVTGADGTQIKVNQTFMTASPYLYDTIYVVGGDMGNQAKFMQDVTDYVHNAYKHYKPIGVATTGQNFIQTSPNNNLAGVVFAANNPNFAEDYLAAIAQQRFWNRT